A section of the Felis catus isolate Fca126 chromosome B2, F.catus_Fca126_mat1.0, whole genome shotgun sequence genome encodes:
- the TRERF1 gene encoding transcriptional-regulating factor 1 isoform X1, translated as MGDQQLYKTNHVAHSGENLFYQQPPLGIHGGLNHNYGNTVAGAGMDAPQASPISPHFPQDTRDGLGLPVGSKNLGQVDTSRQGGWGSHTGPGNHVQLRGGLTNSNMMWGTPAQAEATDGYQYTYSQASEIRTQKLTSGVLHKLDSFTQVFANQNLRIQVNNMAQVLHTQSAVMDGAPDSALRQLLAQKPVEPPAPAIPSRYQQVPQQAHPGFAGGLSKSTLQVGPHPSQGHLYYDYQQPLAQMPVQGGQPLQAPQMLSQHVPQMQQHQYYPQPQQQQAGQQQMAMQEMQQQQQQQQQQQIRPAQPQQPQQQLQLQQRQGSMQIPQYYPSQPVMQHLQEQQQQQQMHLQPPSYHRDPHPYAPEQAHAVQLIQLGSMPQYYYQEPQQPYSHPLCPQSHLPQHQQREDGQPKTYPSDRQAPAMLSSHGDLGPPEAGMGDPASSDLNRLSSALPHRPLLSPGGIHLNNMGPQHQQLSPSALWPQMHLPDGRAQPGSPESSGQPKGVFGEQFDAKNKLTCSICLKEFKSLPALNGHMRSHGGMRASPSLKQEEGEKALPPQPQPPLPPPPPPPQLPPEAESLTPMVMPVSVPVKLLPPKPGSQGFANSIVAAPSTRDKPASSMSDDEMPVLVRMTLSPPHSPQGAAPHPPAEIPKKHQPAPAKAEEPLRTLPEKKKFRHRPEPLFIPPPPSYPTNPAAASYSGATLYQSQLRSPRVLGEHLLLDPAHELPPYTPPPMLSPVRQGSGLFSNVLISGHGPGAHPQLPLTPLTPTPRVLLCRSNSIDGSNVTVTPGPGEQTIDVEPRINIGLRFQAEIPELQDVSALARDTHKATLVWKPWPELENHDLQQRVENLLNLCCSSALPGGGTNSEFALHSLFEAKGDVMAALEMLLLRKPVRLKCHPLANYHYAGSDKWTSLERKLFNKALATYSKDFIFVQKMVKSKTVAQCVEYYYTWKKIMRLGRKHRTRLAEIDDSVTSEEEEELEEEEEDPEEDRKSTREEESEVPKSPEPPPGPVLAPAEGPPLQALGQPSGSFICEMPNCGADCRCHVTPFLPQVFSSRQALNGHARIHGGTNQVTKARGAIPSGKQKPGSAQSGYCSVKSSPSHSTTSGETDPTTIFPCKECGKVFFKIKSRNAHMKTHRQQEEQQRQKAQKAAFAAEMAATIERTTGPAGAPGLLPLDQLSLIKPIKDVDILDGDVVQQLGGVMEEAEVVDTDLLLDDQDSVLLQGDAEL; from the exons ATGGGGGATCAGCAACTATACAAGACCAATCACGTGGCCCACAGTGGTGAGAACCTTTTCTACCAACAGCCACCACTTGGCATCCACGGCGGGCTGAACCACAACTATGGGAATACAGTCGCCGGGGCTGGAATGGATGCCCCTCAGGCATCGCCCatctccccccacttccctcaaGATACTCGGGATGGTCTAGGCTTGCCTGTTGGTTCCAAAAACCTTGGCCAAGTAGATACCTccaggcagggagggtggggaagtCATACAGGACCCGGAAACCACGTCCAGCTCCGTGGCGGCCTGACCAACTCAAACATGATGTGGGGGACACCGGCCCAGGCTGAGGCCACCGATGGCTACCAATATACCTACTCCCAGGCCAGCGAGATCCGGACCCAGAAACTCACCAGCGGTGTCCTGCACAAGCTAGACTCCTTCACCCAGGTGTTCGCCAACCAGAACCTGCGAATTCAGGTCAACAATATGGCCCAGGTGCTGCACACCCAGTCGGCAGTGATGGACGGAGCCCCTGACAGTGCCCTCCGCCAGTTGCTGGCCCAGAAACCCGTGGAGCCCCCAGCGCCGGCTATTCCTTCTCGCTACCAGCAGGTGCCCCAGCAGGCTCACCCTGGTTTCGCTGGCGGGCTGTCCAAATCAACTCTCCAGGTAGGGCCGCACCCTAGCCAAGGGCATCTGTATTATGACTACCAGCAGCCACTGGCGCAGATGCCAGTGCAAGGCGGACAGCCACTGCAGGCCCCACAGATGCTGTCCCAGCACGTGCCACAGATGCAACAGCACCAGTATTACCCGCAGCCGCAACAGCAGCAAGCCGGGCAGCAGCAGATGGCCATGCAAGAaatgcagcagcagcagcagcagcaacagcagcagcagattCGCCCAGCACAGCCTCAGCAGCCGCAGCAGCAGCTGCAGCTACAGCAGCGGCAGGGTTCCATGCAGATACCTCAGTATTACCCATCCCAGCCCGTGATGCAGCACTTgcaagagcagcagcagcagcagcagatgcACCTACAGCCCCCTTCTTATCACAGGGACCCCCACCCGTACGCCCCAGAGCAGGCGCACGCCGTCCAGCTGATTCAGCTGGGCTCCATGCCCCAGTACTACTACCAGGAGCCCCAGCAGCCCTACAGCCACCCCCTCTGCCCACAGAGCCACCTGCCCCAGCACCAGCAGCGCGAGGACGGTCAGCCCAAGACTTACCCAAGCGACAGGCAGGCCCCGGCCATGCTGAGCTCCCACGGCGACCTGGGGCCTCCTGAGGCAGGAATGGGAGACCCGGCCAGCTCGGACCTGAACCGGCTCAGCAGTGCCCTCCCTCATCGGCCACTCCTGTCCCCCGGCGGGATCCACCTCAACAACATGGGGCCTCAGCACCAGCAGCTGTCTCCCAGTGCCCTGTGGCCCCAG ATGCATCTACCTGATGGCAGAGCCCAGCCAGGGTCCCCCGAGTCAAG TGGCCAACCAAAAGGAGTGTTTGGGGAGCAGTTTGATGCCAAGAACAAATTGACGTGCTCCATCTGCCTGAAGGAATTCAAGAGCCTGCCTGCCCTGAATGGCCACATGCGGTCCCACGGGGGAATGAGAGCCTCCCCCAGCCTCAAACAG gaggaaggagagaaggcccTGCCGCCTCAGCCCCAGCCGCCACTGCCTCCGCCTCCGCCGCCACCGCAGCTCCCTCCCGAGGCAGAAAGCCTCACGCCTATGGTCATGCCCGTGTCTGTCCCTGTCAAGCTTCTCCCGCCCAAGCCAGGCTCTCAGGGCTTCGCCAACAGCATCGTTGCCGCCCCCTCCACCAGAGACAAGCCAGCCAGCTCGATGTCGGACGACGAGATGCCCGTGCTCGTGAGGATGACCCTTTCTCCCCCACACTCACCCCAAGGGGCTGCCCCCCACCCGCCTGCT GAAATTCCCAAGAAGCATCAGCCGGCCCCGGCCAAAGCCGAGGAACCCCTCAGGACGTTGCCGGAGAAGAAGAAGTTCCGGCACCGGCCCGAGCCGCTCTTCATCCCGCCACCGCCCTCCTACCCCACCAACCCCGCCGCCGCCTCCTACTCGGGCGCCACCCTCTACCAGAGCCAGCTGCGCTCCCCGCGCGTCCTCGGGGAGCACCTGCTCCTGGACCCCGCCCACGAGCTGCCCCCCTACACGCCCCCGCCCATGCTAAGCCCCGTGCGCCAGGGCTCGGGGCTCTTCAGCAACGTCCTCATCTCGGGCCACGGCCCCGGCGCCCACCCGCAGCTGCCCCTCACGCCCCTGACGCCCACGCCGCGGGTGCTGCTGTGCCGCTCCA ACAGCATTGATGGCAGCAATGTGACAGTCACCCCAGGGCCTGGAGAGCAGACCATTGATGTTGAACC ACGCATCAACATTGGCTTGAGGTTCCAAGCAGAGATCCCAGAACTTCAGGATGTCTCCGCCTTGGCCCGGGACACACACAAGGCCACACTGGTATGGAAGCCCTGGCCAGAGCTGGAAAACCATGACCTCCAGCAAAGAG TGGAGAATCTCCTGAATTTATGCTGTTCGAGTGCGTTGCCCGGTGGAGGGACCAATTCTGAATTTGCTTTGCACTCTCTCTTCGAGGCCAAAGGTGATGTGATG GCTGCTCTGGAAATGCTGCTGCTGCGGAAGCCAGTCAGGTTAAAATGTCATCCTTTAGCAAATTACCACTATGCCG GCTCAGACAAGTGGACCTCCCTAGAAAGAAAACTGTTTAACAAAGCACTAGCCACTTACagcaaagactttatttttgtacAGAAGATG GTGAAGTCTAAGACGGTGGCTCAGTGTGTGGAATACTACTACACGTGGAAAAAGATAATGCGCTTGGGGCGGAAACACCGGACACGCCTCGCAGAAATCGATGATTCTGTG ACGAGTGAAGAAGAAGAGGAgttagaggaagaggaggaggacccAGAAGAAGATAGGAAATCCACGAGAGAAGAGGAGAGTGAAGTGCCCAAGTCTCCCGAGCCCCCACCAGGCCCCGTGCTGGCTCCCGCGGAGGGGCCACCCCTGCAGGCCCTCGGCCAGCCCTCCGGCTCCTTCATCTGTGAGATGCCCAACTGCGGGGCC gaCTGTAGATGTCATGTCACTCCCTTTCTTCCCCAGGTGTTCAGCTCCCGACAGGCACTGAACGGCCACGCCCGTATCCACGGTGGCACCAACCAGGTGACCAAAGCTCGGGGTGCCATCCCCTCTGGAAAGCAGAAGCCTGGCAGCGCTCAGAGTGGATACTGCTCAGTGAAGAGCTCACCCTCTCACAGCACCACCAGTGGCGAGACAGACCCCACGACTATCTTCCCCTGCAAGGAGTGTGGCAA
- the TRERF1 gene encoding transcriptional-regulating factor 1 isoform X4 yields the protein MGDQQLYKTNHVAHSGENLFYQQPPLGIHGGLNHNYGNTVAGAGMDAPQASPISPHFPQDTRDGLGLPVGSKNLGQVDTSRQGGWGSHTGPGNHVQLRGGLTNSNMMWGTPAQAEATDGYQYTYSQASEIRTQKLTSGVLHKLDSFTQVFANQNLRIQVNNMAQVLHTQSAVMDGAPDSALRQLLAQKPVEPPAPAIPSRYQQVPQQAHPGFAGGLSKSTLQVGPHPSQGHLYYDYQQPLAQMPVQGGQPLQAPQMLSQHVPQMQQHQYYPQPQQQQAGQQQMAMQEMQQQQQQQQQQQIRPAQPQQPQQQLQLQQRQGSMQIPQYYPSQPVMQHLQEQQQQQQMHLQPPSYHRDPHPYAPEQAHAVQLIQLGSMPQYYYQEPQQPYSHPLCPQSHLPQHQQREDGQPKTYPSDRQAPAMLSSHGDLGPPEAGMGDPASSDLNRLSSALPHRPLLSPGGIHLNNMGPQHQQLSPSALWPQMHLPDGRAQPGSPESSGQPKGVFGEQFDAKNKLTCSICLKEFKSLPALNGHMRSHGGMRASPSLKQEEGEKALPPQPQPPLPPPPPPPQLPPEAESLTPMVMPVSVPVKLLPPKPGSQGFANSIVAAPSTRDKPASSMSDDEMPVLEIPKKHQPAPAKAEEPLRTLPEKKKFRHRPEPLFIPPPPSYPTNPAAASYSGATLYQSQLRSPRVLGEHLLLDPAHELPPYTPPPMLSPVRQGSGLFSNVLISGHGPGAHPQLPLTPLTPTPRVLLCRSNSIDGSNVTVTPGPGEQTIDVEPRINIGLRFQAEIPELQDVSALARDTHKATLVWKPWPELENHDLQQRVENLLNLCCSSALPGGGTNSEFALHSLFEAKGDVMAALEMLLLRKPVRLKCHPLANYHYAGSDKWTSLERKLFNKALATYSKDFIFVQKMVKSKTVAQCVEYYYTWKKIMRLGRKHRTRLAEIDDSVTSEEEEELEEEEEDPEEDRKSTREEESEVPKSPEPPPGPVLAPAEGPPLQALGQPSGSFICEMPNCGAVFSSRQALNGHARIHGGTNQVTKARGAIPSGKQKPGSAQSGYCSVKSSPSHSTTSGETDPTTIFPCKECGKVFFKIKSRNAHMKTHRQQEEQQRQKAQKAAFAAEMAATIERTTGPAGAPGLLPLDQLSLIKPIKDVDILDGDVVQQLGGVMEEAEVVDTDLLLDDQDSVLLQGDAEL from the exons ATGGGGGATCAGCAACTATACAAGACCAATCACGTGGCCCACAGTGGTGAGAACCTTTTCTACCAACAGCCACCACTTGGCATCCACGGCGGGCTGAACCACAACTATGGGAATACAGTCGCCGGGGCTGGAATGGATGCCCCTCAGGCATCGCCCatctccccccacttccctcaaGATACTCGGGATGGTCTAGGCTTGCCTGTTGGTTCCAAAAACCTTGGCCAAGTAGATACCTccaggcagggagggtggggaagtCATACAGGACCCGGAAACCACGTCCAGCTCCGTGGCGGCCTGACCAACTCAAACATGATGTGGGGGACACCGGCCCAGGCTGAGGCCACCGATGGCTACCAATATACCTACTCCCAGGCCAGCGAGATCCGGACCCAGAAACTCACCAGCGGTGTCCTGCACAAGCTAGACTCCTTCACCCAGGTGTTCGCCAACCAGAACCTGCGAATTCAGGTCAACAATATGGCCCAGGTGCTGCACACCCAGTCGGCAGTGATGGACGGAGCCCCTGACAGTGCCCTCCGCCAGTTGCTGGCCCAGAAACCCGTGGAGCCCCCAGCGCCGGCTATTCCTTCTCGCTACCAGCAGGTGCCCCAGCAGGCTCACCCTGGTTTCGCTGGCGGGCTGTCCAAATCAACTCTCCAGGTAGGGCCGCACCCTAGCCAAGGGCATCTGTATTATGACTACCAGCAGCCACTGGCGCAGATGCCAGTGCAAGGCGGACAGCCACTGCAGGCCCCACAGATGCTGTCCCAGCACGTGCCACAGATGCAACAGCACCAGTATTACCCGCAGCCGCAACAGCAGCAAGCCGGGCAGCAGCAGATGGCCATGCAAGAaatgcagcagcagcagcagcagcaacagcagcagcagattCGCCCAGCACAGCCTCAGCAGCCGCAGCAGCAGCTGCAGCTACAGCAGCGGCAGGGTTCCATGCAGATACCTCAGTATTACCCATCCCAGCCCGTGATGCAGCACTTgcaagagcagcagcagcagcagcagatgcACCTACAGCCCCCTTCTTATCACAGGGACCCCCACCCGTACGCCCCAGAGCAGGCGCACGCCGTCCAGCTGATTCAGCTGGGCTCCATGCCCCAGTACTACTACCAGGAGCCCCAGCAGCCCTACAGCCACCCCCTCTGCCCACAGAGCCACCTGCCCCAGCACCAGCAGCGCGAGGACGGTCAGCCCAAGACTTACCCAAGCGACAGGCAGGCCCCGGCCATGCTGAGCTCCCACGGCGACCTGGGGCCTCCTGAGGCAGGAATGGGAGACCCGGCCAGCTCGGACCTGAACCGGCTCAGCAGTGCCCTCCCTCATCGGCCACTCCTGTCCCCCGGCGGGATCCACCTCAACAACATGGGGCCTCAGCACCAGCAGCTGTCTCCCAGTGCCCTGTGGCCCCAG ATGCATCTACCTGATGGCAGAGCCCAGCCAGGGTCCCCCGAGTCAAG TGGCCAACCAAAAGGAGTGTTTGGGGAGCAGTTTGATGCCAAGAACAAATTGACGTGCTCCATCTGCCTGAAGGAATTCAAGAGCCTGCCTGCCCTGAATGGCCACATGCGGTCCCACGGGGGAATGAGAGCCTCCCCCAGCCTCAAACAG gaggaaggagagaaggcccTGCCGCCTCAGCCCCAGCCGCCACTGCCTCCGCCTCCGCCGCCACCGCAGCTCCCTCCCGAGGCAGAAAGCCTCACGCCTATGGTCATGCCCGTGTCTGTCCCTGTCAAGCTTCTCCCGCCCAAGCCAGGCTCTCAGGGCTTCGCCAACAGCATCGTTGCCGCCCCCTCCACCAGAGACAAGCCAGCCAGCTCGATGTCGGACGACGAGATGCCCGTGCTC GAAATTCCCAAGAAGCATCAGCCGGCCCCGGCCAAAGCCGAGGAACCCCTCAGGACGTTGCCGGAGAAGAAGAAGTTCCGGCACCGGCCCGAGCCGCTCTTCATCCCGCCACCGCCCTCCTACCCCACCAACCCCGCCGCCGCCTCCTACTCGGGCGCCACCCTCTACCAGAGCCAGCTGCGCTCCCCGCGCGTCCTCGGGGAGCACCTGCTCCTGGACCCCGCCCACGAGCTGCCCCCCTACACGCCCCCGCCCATGCTAAGCCCCGTGCGCCAGGGCTCGGGGCTCTTCAGCAACGTCCTCATCTCGGGCCACGGCCCCGGCGCCCACCCGCAGCTGCCCCTCACGCCCCTGACGCCCACGCCGCGGGTGCTGCTGTGCCGCTCCA ACAGCATTGATGGCAGCAATGTGACAGTCACCCCAGGGCCTGGAGAGCAGACCATTGATGTTGAACC ACGCATCAACATTGGCTTGAGGTTCCAAGCAGAGATCCCAGAACTTCAGGATGTCTCCGCCTTGGCCCGGGACACACACAAGGCCACACTGGTATGGAAGCCCTGGCCAGAGCTGGAAAACCATGACCTCCAGCAAAGAG TGGAGAATCTCCTGAATTTATGCTGTTCGAGTGCGTTGCCCGGTGGAGGGACCAATTCTGAATTTGCTTTGCACTCTCTCTTCGAGGCCAAAGGTGATGTGATG GCTGCTCTGGAAATGCTGCTGCTGCGGAAGCCAGTCAGGTTAAAATGTCATCCTTTAGCAAATTACCACTATGCCG GCTCAGACAAGTGGACCTCCCTAGAAAGAAAACTGTTTAACAAAGCACTAGCCACTTACagcaaagactttatttttgtacAGAAGATG GTGAAGTCTAAGACGGTGGCTCAGTGTGTGGAATACTACTACACGTGGAAAAAGATAATGCGCTTGGGGCGGAAACACCGGACACGCCTCGCAGAAATCGATGATTCTGTG ACGAGTGAAGAAGAAGAGGAgttagaggaagaggaggaggacccAGAAGAAGATAGGAAATCCACGAGAGAAGAGGAGAGTGAAGTGCCCAAGTCTCCCGAGCCCCCACCAGGCCCCGTGCTGGCTCCCGCGGAGGGGCCACCCCTGCAGGCCCTCGGCCAGCCCTCCGGCTCCTTCATCTGTGAGATGCCCAACTGCGGGGCC GTGTTCAGCTCCCGACAGGCACTGAACGGCCACGCCCGTATCCACGGTGGCACCAACCAGGTGACCAAAGCTCGGGGTGCCATCCCCTCTGGAAAGCAGAAGCCTGGCAGCGCTCAGAGTGGATACTGCTCAGTGAAGAGCTCACCCTCTCACAGCACCACCAGTGGCGAGACAGACCCCACGACTATCTTCCCCTGCAAGGAGTGTGGCAA
- the TRERF1 gene encoding transcriptional-regulating factor 1 isoform X2 yields the protein MGDQQLYKTNHVAHSGENLFYQQPPLGIHGGLNHNYGNTVAGAGMDAPQASPISPHFPQDTRDGLGLPVGSKNLGQVDTSRQGGWGSHTGPGNHVQLRGGLTNSNMMWGTPAQAEATDGYQYTYSQASEIRTQKLTSGVLHKLDSFTQVFANQNLRIQVNNMAQVLHTQSAVMDGAPDSALRQLLAQKPVEPPAPAIPSRYQQVPQQAHPGFAGGLSKSTLQVGPHPSQGHLYYDYQQPLAQMPVQGGQPLQAPQMLSQHVPQMQQHQYYPQPQQQQAGQQQMAMQEMQQQQQQQQQQQIRPAQPQQPQQQLQLQQRQGSMQIPQYYPSQPVMQHLQEQQQQQQMHLQPPSYHRDPHPYAPEQAHAVQLIQLGSMPQYYYQEPQQPYSHPLCPQSHLPQHQQREDGQPKTYPSDRQAPAMLSSHGDLGPPEAGMGDPASSDLNRLSSALPHRPLLSPGGIHLNNMGPQHQQLSPSALWPQMHLPDGRAQPGSPESSGQPKGVFGEQFDAKNKLTCSICLKEFKSLPALNGHMRSHGGMRASPSLKQEEGEKALPPQPQPPLPPPPPPPQLPPEAESLTPMVMPVSVPVKLLPPKPGSQGFANSIVAAPSTRDKPASSMSDDEMPVLVRMTLSPPHSPQGAAPHPPAEIPKKHQPAPAKAEEPLRTLPEKKKFRHRPEPLFIPPPPSYPTNPAAASYSGATLYQSQLRSPRVLGEHLLLDPAHELPPYTPPPMLSPVRQGSGLFSNVLISGHGPGAHPQLPLTPLTPTPRVLLCRSNSIDGSNVTVTPGPGEQTIDVEPRINIGLRFQAEIPELQDVSALARDTHKATLVWKPWPELENHDLQQRVENLLNLCCSSALPGGGTNSEFALHSLFEAKGDVMAALEMLLLRKPVRLKCHPLANYHYAGSDKWTSLERKLFNKALATYSKDFIFVQKMVKSKTVAQCVEYYYTWKKIMRLGRKHRTRLAEIDDSVTSEEEEELEEEEEDPEEDRKSTREEESEVPKSPEPPPGPVLAPAEGPPLQALGQPSGSFICEMPNCGAVFSSRQALNGHARIHGGTNQVTKARGAIPSGKQKPGSAQSGYCSVKSSPSHSTTSGETDPTTIFPCKECGKVFFKIKSRNAHMKTHRQQEEQQRQKAQKAAFAAEMAATIERTTGPAGAPGLLPLDQLSLIKPIKDVDILDGDVVQQLGGVMEEAEVVDTDLLLDDQDSVLLQGDAEL from the exons ATGGGGGATCAGCAACTATACAAGACCAATCACGTGGCCCACAGTGGTGAGAACCTTTTCTACCAACAGCCACCACTTGGCATCCACGGCGGGCTGAACCACAACTATGGGAATACAGTCGCCGGGGCTGGAATGGATGCCCCTCAGGCATCGCCCatctccccccacttccctcaaGATACTCGGGATGGTCTAGGCTTGCCTGTTGGTTCCAAAAACCTTGGCCAAGTAGATACCTccaggcagggagggtggggaagtCATACAGGACCCGGAAACCACGTCCAGCTCCGTGGCGGCCTGACCAACTCAAACATGATGTGGGGGACACCGGCCCAGGCTGAGGCCACCGATGGCTACCAATATACCTACTCCCAGGCCAGCGAGATCCGGACCCAGAAACTCACCAGCGGTGTCCTGCACAAGCTAGACTCCTTCACCCAGGTGTTCGCCAACCAGAACCTGCGAATTCAGGTCAACAATATGGCCCAGGTGCTGCACACCCAGTCGGCAGTGATGGACGGAGCCCCTGACAGTGCCCTCCGCCAGTTGCTGGCCCAGAAACCCGTGGAGCCCCCAGCGCCGGCTATTCCTTCTCGCTACCAGCAGGTGCCCCAGCAGGCTCACCCTGGTTTCGCTGGCGGGCTGTCCAAATCAACTCTCCAGGTAGGGCCGCACCCTAGCCAAGGGCATCTGTATTATGACTACCAGCAGCCACTGGCGCAGATGCCAGTGCAAGGCGGACAGCCACTGCAGGCCCCACAGATGCTGTCCCAGCACGTGCCACAGATGCAACAGCACCAGTATTACCCGCAGCCGCAACAGCAGCAAGCCGGGCAGCAGCAGATGGCCATGCAAGAaatgcagcagcagcagcagcagcaacagcagcagcagattCGCCCAGCACAGCCTCAGCAGCCGCAGCAGCAGCTGCAGCTACAGCAGCGGCAGGGTTCCATGCAGATACCTCAGTATTACCCATCCCAGCCCGTGATGCAGCACTTgcaagagcagcagcagcagcagcagatgcACCTACAGCCCCCTTCTTATCACAGGGACCCCCACCCGTACGCCCCAGAGCAGGCGCACGCCGTCCAGCTGATTCAGCTGGGCTCCATGCCCCAGTACTACTACCAGGAGCCCCAGCAGCCCTACAGCCACCCCCTCTGCCCACAGAGCCACCTGCCCCAGCACCAGCAGCGCGAGGACGGTCAGCCCAAGACTTACCCAAGCGACAGGCAGGCCCCGGCCATGCTGAGCTCCCACGGCGACCTGGGGCCTCCTGAGGCAGGAATGGGAGACCCGGCCAGCTCGGACCTGAACCGGCTCAGCAGTGCCCTCCCTCATCGGCCACTCCTGTCCCCCGGCGGGATCCACCTCAACAACATGGGGCCTCAGCACCAGCAGCTGTCTCCCAGTGCCCTGTGGCCCCAG ATGCATCTACCTGATGGCAGAGCCCAGCCAGGGTCCCCCGAGTCAAG TGGCCAACCAAAAGGAGTGTTTGGGGAGCAGTTTGATGCCAAGAACAAATTGACGTGCTCCATCTGCCTGAAGGAATTCAAGAGCCTGCCTGCCCTGAATGGCCACATGCGGTCCCACGGGGGAATGAGAGCCTCCCCCAGCCTCAAACAG gaggaaggagagaaggcccTGCCGCCTCAGCCCCAGCCGCCACTGCCTCCGCCTCCGCCGCCACCGCAGCTCCCTCCCGAGGCAGAAAGCCTCACGCCTATGGTCATGCCCGTGTCTGTCCCTGTCAAGCTTCTCCCGCCCAAGCCAGGCTCTCAGGGCTTCGCCAACAGCATCGTTGCCGCCCCCTCCACCAGAGACAAGCCAGCCAGCTCGATGTCGGACGACGAGATGCCCGTGCTCGTGAGGATGACCCTTTCTCCCCCACACTCACCCCAAGGGGCTGCCCCCCACCCGCCTGCT GAAATTCCCAAGAAGCATCAGCCGGCCCCGGCCAAAGCCGAGGAACCCCTCAGGACGTTGCCGGAGAAGAAGAAGTTCCGGCACCGGCCCGAGCCGCTCTTCATCCCGCCACCGCCCTCCTACCCCACCAACCCCGCCGCCGCCTCCTACTCGGGCGCCACCCTCTACCAGAGCCAGCTGCGCTCCCCGCGCGTCCTCGGGGAGCACCTGCTCCTGGACCCCGCCCACGAGCTGCCCCCCTACACGCCCCCGCCCATGCTAAGCCCCGTGCGCCAGGGCTCGGGGCTCTTCAGCAACGTCCTCATCTCGGGCCACGGCCCCGGCGCCCACCCGCAGCTGCCCCTCACGCCCCTGACGCCCACGCCGCGGGTGCTGCTGTGCCGCTCCA ACAGCATTGATGGCAGCAATGTGACAGTCACCCCAGGGCCTGGAGAGCAGACCATTGATGTTGAACC ACGCATCAACATTGGCTTGAGGTTCCAAGCAGAGATCCCAGAACTTCAGGATGTCTCCGCCTTGGCCCGGGACACACACAAGGCCACACTGGTATGGAAGCCCTGGCCAGAGCTGGAAAACCATGACCTCCAGCAAAGAG TGGAGAATCTCCTGAATTTATGCTGTTCGAGTGCGTTGCCCGGTGGAGGGACCAATTCTGAATTTGCTTTGCACTCTCTCTTCGAGGCCAAAGGTGATGTGATG GCTGCTCTGGAAATGCTGCTGCTGCGGAAGCCAGTCAGGTTAAAATGTCATCCTTTAGCAAATTACCACTATGCCG GCTCAGACAAGTGGACCTCCCTAGAAAGAAAACTGTTTAACAAAGCACTAGCCACTTACagcaaagactttatttttgtacAGAAGATG GTGAAGTCTAAGACGGTGGCTCAGTGTGTGGAATACTACTACACGTGGAAAAAGATAATGCGCTTGGGGCGGAAACACCGGACACGCCTCGCAGAAATCGATGATTCTGTG ACGAGTGAAGAAGAAGAGGAgttagaggaagaggaggaggacccAGAAGAAGATAGGAAATCCACGAGAGAAGAGGAGAGTGAAGTGCCCAAGTCTCCCGAGCCCCCACCAGGCCCCGTGCTGGCTCCCGCGGAGGGGCCACCCCTGCAGGCCCTCGGCCAGCCCTCCGGCTCCTTCATCTGTGAGATGCCCAACTGCGGGGCC GTGTTCAGCTCCCGACAGGCACTGAACGGCCACGCCCGTATCCACGGTGGCACCAACCAGGTGACCAAAGCTCGGGGTGCCATCCCCTCTGGAAAGCAGAAGCCTGGCAGCGCTCAGAGTGGATACTGCTCAGTGAAGAGCTCACCCTCTCACAGCACCACCAGTGGCGAGACAGACCCCACGACTATCTTCCCCTGCAAGGAGTGTGGCAA